Proteins encoded within one genomic window of bacterium:
- a CDS encoding cupin domain-containing protein: MEAARTPRADQLLPPEILSLPQVEVPVAGVTGYTLQNDEKQVVFFVFDEGVSFPDHSHSEQKGLVISGEMIIEIDGESNLYQAGDHYRVPENVDHRTVFTQQTVLVDMTDGPDRYKTV; encoded by the coding sequence ATGGAAGCAGCCAGGACTCCGAGGGCTGATCAGCTCCTTCCCCCCGAGATCCTTTCCCTGCCCCAGGTCGAAGTTCCCGTCGCCGGCGTCACCGGCTACACCCTGCAGAACGACGAGAAGCAGGTGGTGTTCTTCGTCTTCGACGAGGGCGTCAGTTTTCCCGACCACAGCCATTCCGAACAGAAGGGCCTGGTCATCAGCGGCGAGATGATCATCGAGATCGACGGCGAGTCGAACCTGTACCAGGCCGGCGACCACTACCGCGTGCCCGAGAACGTGGACCACCGCACGGTGTTCACGCAGCAGACGGTGCTGGTCGACATGACCGACGGGCCCGACCGCTACAAGACGGTCTGA